Sequence from the Microbacterium faecale genome:
CTGGCTGCGTCGCGCACCCCGGAGCGGCGGCGATCGCCACCGCGAGGATCCCCACGATCACGCGGCCTGCGGGGGTGTTCGCCGCCTCTGAGACGCTCATGGCCCGACGGTATCCACGCGGCGAGCGCCCGGAATCCGTGGACGCCACCAGAGCGTGCGTCGTGCTATGCGATCCGGCTGCCCGGAGGGGTGCGTCGCGCGGGCGTCGTCGTGCGCGCGCCGCCCCACAGCATGAGGCCCACCGCGAGCAGCACCTGCACGCCGAGACCCACGAACCAACTCGGCACCGAGCGCTCGATCAGCTCCCGCGAGGTCTCGCGGTCGGCATCGCTGCCGTAATACTCGCCCTCTCGCGGCGGCTCGCCATCGCAGGGATCAATCCAGTCCTGTTGCACGAGCTCGGGCGCGTGCTGCGCGCTGCGCACGCCGTACTTGATCTGCCCGAAGAGGTCGATCGGATACCCCTCGCGGTTGTACGTCGTCGGCGTCGCGTCGGCGAGCACGACGAACGGGTTAGCCGCCAGCAGCCACCAGACATGGTCGTAGCGCGGCACGTCGCCGGTGCCGTGCACCGCGACGCACTGTGCCGAGACATCCGGGCGCGGTTCGACGCACGGCTCCCCCGCGTCGTCACACGAGGGCAGGGATCCGAGCACGCCGTCAGCCACGTACACCTCGTCGGGGCTCTCGCTCAGCGTCACGGTCGAGGAGCGTGTCGCGAAGGTGCCGAGCGCGAACGCGATGACCGTGCCGATCACCAGCAGCATCACCACGAGGTAGGTCGCGGCGACGGAGAACAGCGGGCGGGCGATGATCGCGCTGAGCCCGACGCCGATCGCGGCGATGATGCCCACCTCGACGATCAGGACGACGATCGCGACCGCGAGCATGGCGGGGCTCGTCGCCCCCATCTCGTCGGATCCGAACCATCCGGCGGGCACCGGATCCACCAGACCGCGCAGGAGCGCAAAGAGGAGCGCTGGCAACGCGACGATCAAGTAGACGATGCCCGCCGCCCACCCCGCGAGGAGCTTCGCCAGGAGAATCTCCGTCGTCGTCGCGAGCGTCACCTGCACGGGAGCGAGGGTCGCACTCTCGCGGTCGCCGTTGATCGCGTTGCCGGTGAACGTCGGCGTCACGAGTGTCGCCATGAGCAGGACACCGTATATCGCGACCGAGATCATGCCCGACGACCCAGAGCCGTCGCCGCCGAAGATGAGGGAGCCGAGCCAGGTGATGCCGACGACGACGAGGAAGAAGACGCCGAGCAGCACGTAGAAACCCGGTCGGCGGAGGCGTTGACGCAGCTCGAGCTGGGTGAGCACGCCAATGCGGGTCACGTTCATCGCGGTCCCTTCTCGAGGTCAAGGAACGCGTTCTCGAGCTCGCCCGCTGCCGGCGCGAAAACTGCCACAGGCACACCGGCGCCGACGAGCGCCGTAAGCCCGGTGGCGGCGGCGGTCTCGTCGGCGAATGCGAGCAGCAGGTCGCGTCGCTCGACGCGCACCTGCGCATGCGGCAGGATCCGTGCGATCTCGTCGCGCCAGGGCGCGGATCCGGAGTGCGTCGCCCCCGCGATGCGGAGCCGCCAGTCGCGCCGGCCCACTGTCGCGCCCACGTCGCGCGCGACCGTGGCTCCCGCGGCCATGAAGACCGCATCGTCGACCATCTCCTCCAGCTCACTGAGCACATGGCTCGAGACGAGGATCGCCGCGCCGCCGTCGGCCAGTCGTCGCAGATGGTTTCGCAGTGCGATCCGCGCGGCGGGGTCGAGACCGGACGCCGGCTCGTCGAGCAGCAACACGGAGGGACGATGCACCAGGGCGCGCGCGAGCCCGAGCAGCTGCTTCTGGCCTCGCGACAGCACACGCGCGGGCGAACGTCCGTGGTCGGCGAGACCGACTTCCTCGAGCAGTTCCTCAGCGCGCTGGCGCGCCTCGTGTCGCGTTGCGCCGTACAGGCGGCCCGCGGTCACGAGCGTCTCGAGCGCGGTCAGCGAGTCCCACGCGCCCAGCGCGTCGGGCATCCACCCGATCCGCGCGCGTGCGGCAGCCGGGTCGGCAACCGGGTCGGCGCCAGCGATGCGGATCTCGCCGTGGTCCGGGGCAAGGAGCGAGGCGAGGAGGAGGAAGAGCGTGGTCTTGCCCGCGCCGTTCGGTCCGACGAGTCCGGTAATCCGACCGGGGCGCGCGTCGAACGTCACGTCGCGCACAGCGTGGATCGCCCCGAACGAGCGCGCGACGTCACGCGCGACCACGCCCTCGTGCGCGACGGTCGATGGGGCCGCGCTGGGCGGTGGCGAGCTCATGCGCTCACGCTAGCGGCAAACTCCCCGCGCGGGGAGACTCACGCGTCGTCGACGACTTCGAGCCCGACGAACTTCATGCGGTCTTCGCCGTAGAAGCACGTCTGCAGCGCAAGGTCGCCCTGGAGGCCGACGAGGTCGTCGGTCGAGGCCCAGATCTTGGACGTGTAGCGAATGTCGATGACCTCGTACACCTCGTCGCGGCCCTCGATCTGGATCTGCTGGCCCTCGTCCCACGGCAGGAGCACGTCGCCGCCGCAGTTGTTGTGCGCGGCCGCCGTCTCAGGCACACCCTCGCGTTCGTACGAAGACATGATCACGAAGGAATTGTCAGCGCACGCCTGGTCGAGTTCCGGCATGCCTCCCTCGACGCCGATCTTCACGGTCGGCAGATTCTCGAAGACGTCCTGCTGCACCTTGTCGACGGTGCCCGTCACCTGCGTCTTGAGCGTTCCGTAGGTCTTCTCGACCGCCTCGGGAGCGAGCGCGACGGCC
This genomic interval carries:
- a CDS encoding ABC transporter permease — its product is MNVTRIGVLTQLELRQRLRRPGFYVLLGVFFLVVVGITWLGSLIFGGDGSGSSGMISVAIYGVLLMATLVTPTFTGNAINGDRESATLAPVQVTLATTTEILLAKLLAGWAAGIVYLIVALPALLFALLRGLVDPVPAGWFGSDEMGATSPAMLAVAIVVLIVEVGIIAAIGVGLSAIIARPLFSVAATYLVVMLLVIGTVIAFALGTFATRSSTVTLSESPDEVYVADGVLGSLPSCDDAGEPCVEPRPDVSAQCVAVHGTGDVPRYDHVWWLLAANPFVVLADATPTTYNREGYPIDLFGQIKYGVRSAQHAPELVQQDWIDPCDGEPPREGEYYGSDADRETSRELIERSVPSWFVGLGVQVLLAVGLMLWGGARTTTPARRTPPGSRIA
- a CDS encoding ABC transporter ATP-binding protein, producing the protein MSSPPPSAAPSTVAHEGVVARDVARSFGAIHAVRDVTFDARPGRITGLVGPNGAGKTTLFLLLASLLAPDHGEIRIAGADPVADPAAARARIGWMPDALGAWDSLTALETLVTAGRLYGATRHEARQRAEELLEEVGLADHGRSPARVLSRGQKQLLGLARALVHRPSVLLLDEPASGLDPAARIALRNHLRRLADGGAAILVSSHVLSELEEMVDDAVFMAAGATVARDVGATVGRRDWRLRIAGATHSGSAPWRDEIARILPHAQVRVERRDLLLAFADETAAATGLTALVGAGVPVAVFAPAAGELENAFLDLEKGPR